A single Symbiobacterium thermophilum IAM 14863 DNA region contains:
- a CDS encoding HlyD family efflux transporter periplasmic adaptor subunit produces the protein MGTVTQLRPKPRRRRRWPVILLAVAALGTGLYIWNPAVLLTAAPAEPDPLAGVRQGSLRVTLEADAVLVRREQVYRAPQAGTLRRLAAEGARVRVGGQVVAFAPGQSAAALEEVITTPVSGVVFYQTDGLEEVLTPEAVAGWGPEAFSTLPYPDTREIADGPVEAGEPLFKLVDDLSLEMLLRVSADSLSESQQAVLPGQEVELQVSGRDLPLTARVVRLAAAGPDLLVHLEAPLPSADALRLRRMRVSLLLAEYEGIILPRAAIDVEQGRTGVWIAQRGGYRFVPVRVLGGTADEVAVEGDVPPDAQVLTAPPPRNR, from the coding sequence GGCGACGCCGCCGATGGCCCGTGATCCTCCTCGCCGTCGCCGCCCTTGGAACGGGGCTGTACATCTGGAACCCGGCGGTCCTCCTCACGGCCGCGCCGGCGGAACCCGATCCGCTGGCCGGCGTGCGGCAAGGCTCGCTGCGGGTGACCCTGGAAGCGGACGCCGTGCTGGTGCGACGGGAGCAGGTCTACCGGGCCCCGCAGGCCGGCACGCTGCGCCGGCTCGCCGCCGAGGGGGCGCGGGTGCGGGTAGGCGGCCAGGTGGTGGCCTTCGCCCCGGGCCAGTCTGCGGCCGCCTTGGAGGAGGTCATCACGACGCCGGTCTCCGGCGTGGTCTTCTACCAGACCGACGGCCTGGAGGAAGTGCTCACGCCCGAGGCGGTGGCGGGCTGGGGACCGGAGGCCTTCTCCACGCTGCCGTATCCCGACACCCGGGAGATCGCGGACGGCCCCGTGGAAGCCGGGGAGCCGCTCTTCAAGCTGGTGGACGACCTCTCGCTGGAGATGCTGCTTCGGGTTTCCGCGGACAGCCTGTCGGAGTCCCAGCAGGCCGTTCTGCCGGGCCAGGAGGTGGAGCTGCAGGTGAGCGGGCGCGACCTGCCCCTCACGGCCCGGGTGGTGCGCCTGGCCGCCGCGGGGCCGGACCTGCTGGTTCATCTGGAGGCGCCGCTGCCCTCCGCGGACGCCCTGCGGCTCCGGCGGATGCGGGTTTCGCTGCTCCTGGCGGAGTACGAAGGGATCATCCTGCCCCGGGCGGCCATCGACGTGGAGCAAGGGCGTACCGGGGTCTGGATCGCCCAGCGCGGCGGCTACCGTTTCGTGCCTGTCCGGGTGCTGGGCGGCACGGCCGACGAGGTGGCGGTGGAGGGGGATGTGCCGCCCGACGCGCAGGTACTGACCGCCCCGCCGCCCCGCAACCGATGA
- a CDS encoding YggS family pyridoxal phosphate-dependent enzyme, with protein sequence MVSKIMENVSLVLERIRRAAERAARDPAGVRLVAVTKTRTVEEIEAVLAAGIRDLGENRVQELRSKAPFLQDRQPTWHLIGTLQTNKVKQALEWAELIHSLDRSALLSELVKQAERRGRPVDALVQVNVSGEASKHGLPPGDLEPFLRQVAQQRWVRVRGLMTMAPLSDNPEDARPHFRRLRQLRDQMQALGIEGVSLEHLSMGMSGDYEVAVEEGATLVRVGTAIFGPRD encoded by the coding sequence GTGGTGTCGAAGATCATGGAAAATGTCAGCCTGGTCCTGGAACGGATCAGGCGGGCCGCGGAGCGGGCCGCACGGGATCCAGCCGGGGTGCGGCTGGTGGCCGTCACCAAGACCCGGACCGTAGAAGAGATCGAGGCGGTCCTCGCGGCCGGTATCCGGGACCTGGGCGAAAATCGGGTGCAGGAGCTGCGCAGCAAGGCGCCGTTCCTGCAGGACAGGCAGCCGACCTGGCACCTGATTGGCACGCTGCAGACCAACAAGGTGAAGCAGGCCCTCGAGTGGGCGGAGCTCATCCACTCCCTGGACCGGTCCGCGCTGCTGAGCGAGCTGGTCAAGCAGGCGGAGCGGCGGGGGAGGCCCGTAGACGCCCTGGTGCAGGTCAACGTGTCCGGCGAGGCGTCGAAGCATGGGCTACCCCCGGGCGACCTGGAGCCGTTTCTGCGCCAGGTGGCGCAGCAGCGCTGGGTGCGGGTACGCGGGCTGATGACCATGGCTCCGCTCTCCGACAACCCCGAGGACGCCCGGCCGCACTTCCGCCGCCTGCGGCAGCTGCGGGACCAGATGCAGGCCCTCGGGATCGAGGGGGTCAGCCTCGAACACCTGTCGATGGGGATGTCGGGCGACTATGAGGTCGCCGTCGAAGAGGGCGCCACCTTGGTTCGCGTCGGCACGGCCATCTTTGGACCGCGAGATTGA
- a CDS encoding cell division protein SepF: protein MPNKPGLWSRLVDYLGFGPEEDEFEDGELEQVQPAYQEEPPRRSAPERRGQVVPISAVPSKQGTVKVVVVEPRSFEEVQTIVDQMKARRPVILNLESLDKDLAQKILNFLNGAIYALNGETQRVSAGIFFYAPPGIDVSTMGRGLTGTAIGGGAVDLPPGVLEKLMGTASGSQEGDLLARTARRSEEGDRTGADRSKFDWRNQ, encoded by the coding sequence ATGCCGAACAAGCCTGGCCTCTGGAGTCGACTGGTGGACTACCTGGGGTTCGGTCCGGAAGAGGACGAGTTCGAGGACGGGGAGTTGGAGCAGGTCCAGCCCGCTTACCAGGAGGAGCCGCCGCGCCGCAGTGCGCCCGAGCGGCGGGGGCAGGTGGTGCCGATCAGCGCCGTGCCCAGCAAGCAGGGGACCGTGAAGGTGGTTGTCGTCGAGCCGCGCTCCTTCGAAGAGGTGCAGACGATCGTGGACCAGATGAAGGCGCGGCGCCCGGTGATCCTCAACCTGGAGTCGCTGGACAAGGACCTGGCCCAGAAGATCCTCAACTTCCTCAACGGGGCGATTTACGCGCTCAACGGCGAAACCCAGCGGGTCTCTGCCGGGATCTTCTTCTACGCTCCGCCTGGCATTGACGTCTCCACGATGGGGCGGGGCCTGACCGGCACGGCCATCGGCGGCGGCGCCGTCGACCTTCCCCCCGGCGTCCTGGAGAAGCTGATGGGCACCGCCTCCGGCAGCCAGGAGGGCGACCTGCTCGCCCGGACCGCCCGGCGGTCGGAGGAGGGCGATCGCACGGGCGCGGACCGGTCCAAGTTCGACTGGCGCAACCAGTAA
- a CDS encoding YggT family protein: MQFLIYQTVSIFLSILEVLIWARVLMSWFRPRYRTSSNSWFFTIEDYVWRATEPMLAPIRNILPDMGMIDFSPFVLMILLALVRRLVGMLIFGPLL; encoded by the coding sequence ATGCAATTTCTCATCTACCAGACGGTCAGCATCTTCCTGTCCATCCTGGAGGTGCTGATCTGGGCTCGTGTTCTCATGTCCTGGTTTCGACCGCGCTACAGAACCAGCAGCAACAGCTGGTTCTTTACGATTGAGGACTACGTATGGCGGGCCACGGAGCCCATGCTCGCTCCGATCCGAAACATCCTGCCCGACATGGGCATGATCGACTTCTCCCCGTTCGTGCTGATGATCCTGCTCGCCCTCGTGCGCCGGCTCGTGGGAATGCTGATCTTTGGGCCGCTCCTGTGA
- a CDS encoding DivIVA domain-containing protein gives MGITPVDIANKEFPVRMRGYDRDAVDDFLDQVVQEFEALIRENASLREQVEHLNQRLEQYRSLEQTINRTLVLAEESAEEIRENARREAELLMNETRAQVERMLEAGQEKARQILADNADLIRVLDTLRTQVRALLKSQLEALDGLPDPLAHVAAARLSDAAPDRPARGIEPRNGLSAQAERNR, from the coding sequence ATGGGCATCACCCCGGTCGACATCGCCAACAAGGAGTTTCCGGTGCGGATGCGGGGCTACGACCGCGACGCCGTCGATGACTTCCTGGACCAGGTCGTCCAGGAGTTCGAGGCGCTCATCCGCGAAAACGCCAGCCTGCGGGAGCAGGTGGAGCACCTGAACCAGCGGCTGGAGCAGTACCGCAGCCTGGAGCAGACGATCAACCGCACGCTGGTGCTCGCCGAGGAGTCGGCGGAGGAGATCCGGGAGAACGCCCGGCGCGAGGCGGAACTGCTCATGAACGAGACCCGGGCCCAGGTGGAGCGCATGCTGGAGGCCGGTCAGGAGAAGGCGCGCCAGATCCTCGCGGATAACGCCGACCTCATCCGGGTGCTGGACACCCTGCGCACCCAGGTCAGGGCCCTGTTGAAATCGCAGCTCGAAGCCCTGGACGGGCTGCCCGATCCCCTGGCCCACGTGGCGGCGGCCCGGCTGTCCGACGCGGCGCCGGACCGGCCGGCCCGGGGGATCGAGCCCCGGAACGGTCTGTCCGCCCAGGCCGAGCGTAACCGCTAG
- the ileS gene encoding isoleucine--tRNA ligase — MAEKTDYKATLNMPRTDFPMRANLPTREPEQLKKWEEMDLYNLVQRATAGRPKFVLHDGPPYANGDIHLGTALNKILKDIIVKHATMAGYDAPYVPGWDMHGLPIELRALKDMNIDRRKIDPLELRAKCYEYAHHWLNVQREQFKRLGVRGDWENPYRTVAPEFEAKEVEVFGAMAAKGYIYRGLKPVYWCPYCETALAEAEIEYNEKTSYSIYVRFPVVDPRGKLPEGSYLVIWTTTPWTIPANLAVAVHPEVEYGVYATEKGNLVVATALAEKFFQAVNLPAAEPVATLKGADLEGITYRHLLYDRVSPVILGDHVTTEDGTGLVHTAPGHGHEDFEVGQKYGLPVLNPVNDQGVFTAEAGPFAGMFIEKANPEIIKALDEAGMLLGQGKIRHQYAHCWRCKNPVIYRATVQWFVKVEGFMDIAKEAMNHVRWIPDWGYNRMYAMIDGLADWCISRQRAWGLPIPILTCSACDEPSFEPKMFEKIAEIFRAEGSDAWWRRPAEDFMPEGGLTCKKCGGRTFHKEKDILDVWFDSGSSHVGVLETRPELTWPADLYLEGSDQHRGWFKSSLLTAVVARDGKPPYKAVLTHGFTVDEQGRKMSKSLGNVVDPADVIKRYGADILRLWVASTDYRHDMALSENILKQVADAYRKIRNTLRYLLGNLYDFNPDTDMVERDDLLEIDRWQMHRLQEVIRKVTEAYREYEYHIVYHTLNNYCAVDLSAVYLDILKDRLYTSAPASRERRSAQTVLYHVADALIRMLTPILTFTAEEAYSHLPKPAGSPPTSQLLMMPQPDPAYLDENLAAEWDRLMELRDAVQVVLERARVDKLIGSSQEAAVNLYASGGEGSWAELLDRHLPDLPSIFIVSDVKLFVGGQSAPSGTYFGEGPGDLSVEVVRAEGEKCERCWNYRKVGAIEQHPTLCERCAGVVLSLNLDNA, encoded by the coding sequence ATGGCTGAGAAGACCGATTACAAAGCGACGCTGAACATGCCCCGCACGGACTTCCCCATGCGGGCCAATCTGCCCACGCGGGAGCCCGAGCAGCTGAAGAAGTGGGAGGAGATGGACCTCTACAACCTGGTCCAGCGGGCGACGGCAGGCCGGCCGAAGTTCGTGCTGCACGACGGCCCGCCCTACGCCAACGGCGACATCCATCTGGGCACGGCCCTCAACAAGATTTTGAAGGACATCATCGTCAAGCACGCCACGATGGCGGGCTACGACGCGCCCTACGTGCCGGGCTGGGACATGCACGGCCTGCCCATCGAGCTGCGGGCCCTGAAGGACATGAACATCGACCGCCGCAAGATCGATCCCCTGGAGCTGCGGGCGAAGTGTTATGAGTACGCCCACCACTGGCTGAACGTCCAGCGGGAGCAGTTCAAGCGGCTGGGCGTCCGGGGCGACTGGGAGAACCCCTACCGGACCGTCGCCCCCGAGTTCGAGGCCAAGGAGGTCGAGGTCTTCGGCGCGATGGCCGCCAAGGGGTACATCTACCGGGGCCTGAAGCCGGTCTACTGGTGCCCGTACTGTGAGACCGCCCTGGCCGAGGCGGAGATCGAGTACAACGAGAAGACCTCGTACTCCATCTACGTGCGGTTCCCGGTGGTGGATCCCCGCGGGAAGCTCCCCGAGGGCAGCTACCTGGTGATCTGGACGACCACCCCGTGGACCATCCCGGCCAACCTGGCGGTGGCGGTCCATCCTGAGGTGGAGTACGGCGTCTACGCCACCGAGAAGGGCAATCTGGTCGTCGCCACGGCCCTGGCGGAGAAGTTCTTCCAGGCCGTGAACCTCCCGGCCGCGGAGCCCGTGGCCACGCTGAAGGGCGCCGACCTGGAGGGGATCACCTACCGGCACCTGCTCTATGACCGGGTCTCGCCCGTGATCCTGGGCGACCACGTCACCACCGAGGACGGCACCGGCCTGGTGCACACCGCCCCCGGCCACGGCCACGAGGACTTCGAGGTGGGCCAGAAGTACGGGCTGCCCGTGCTCAACCCGGTGAACGATCAGGGCGTCTTCACCGCCGAGGCCGGGCCGTTTGCCGGCATGTTCATCGAAAAGGCCAACCCGGAGATCATCAAGGCCCTGGACGAGGCCGGCATGCTGCTGGGCCAGGGCAAGATCCGCCACCAGTACGCCCACTGCTGGCGGTGCAAGAACCCGGTCATCTACCGGGCCACGGTGCAGTGGTTCGTCAAGGTGGAGGGCTTCATGGACATCGCCAAGGAGGCGATGAACCACGTCCGCTGGATTCCCGACTGGGGCTACAACCGCATGTACGCCATGATCGACGGCCTGGCGGACTGGTGCATCAGCCGGCAGCGCGCCTGGGGGCTGCCGATCCCCATCCTGACCTGCTCCGCCTGCGACGAGCCTTCCTTCGAGCCGAAGATGTTTGAGAAGATCGCCGAGATCTTCCGCGCCGAGGGATCCGACGCCTGGTGGCGGCGGCCGGCGGAGGACTTCATGCCGGAGGGCGGCCTGACCTGCAAGAAGTGCGGGGGCCGGACGTTCCACAAGGAGAAGGACATCCTCGACGTCTGGTTCGATTCCGGCTCCAGCCATGTCGGCGTGCTGGAGACCCGGCCCGAGCTCACCTGGCCGGCCGACCTGTACCTGGAGGGGTCCGACCAGCACCGGGGCTGGTTCAAGTCCTCCCTGCTGACCGCCGTGGTGGCCCGGGACGGAAAGCCGCCTTACAAGGCCGTGCTGACCCACGGGTTCACCGTCGACGAGCAGGGGCGGAAGATGTCCAAGTCGCTGGGCAACGTGGTGGACCCCGCCGACGTGATCAAGCGGTACGGCGCGGACATCCTGCGGCTCTGGGTGGCGTCCACCGACTACCGGCATGACATGGCCCTCTCCGAGAACATCCTGAAGCAGGTGGCCGACGCCTACCGGAAGATCCGCAACACGCTGCGGTACCTGCTCGGCAACCTCTACGACTTCAACCCCGACACCGACATGGTGGAGCGGGACGACCTGCTGGAGATCGACCGCTGGCAGATGCACCGGCTGCAGGAGGTCATCCGGAAGGTCACCGAGGCGTATCGGGAGTACGAGTACCACATCGTCTACCACACCCTGAACAACTACTGCGCGGTGGACCTCTCGGCGGTGTACCTGGACATCCTGAAGGACCGGCTGTACACCAGCGCCCCGGCGTCCCGGGAGCGGCGGTCCGCGCAGACCGTGCTCTATCACGTGGCTGATGCCCTGATCCGCATGCTGACGCCCATCCTGACGTTCACCGCCGAGGAGGCGTACAGCCACCTGCCCAAGCCGGCGGGATCGCCGCCCACCTCGCAGCTGCTCATGATGCCCCAGCCCGATCCCGCCTACCTGGACGAGAACCTGGCGGCGGAGTGGGACCGGCTGATGGAGCTGCGGGACGCGGTGCAGGTGGTGCTGGAGCGGGCCCGGGTCGACAAGCTCATCGGCTCCAGCCAGGAGGCCGCCGTGAACCTGTATGCCAGCGGCGGCGAAGGCTCGTGGGCCGAGCTGCTGGACAGGCACCTGCCCGACCTGCCTTCGATCTTCATCGTGTCGGACGTGAAGCTCTTCGTGGGCGGCCAGTCGGCGCCCAGCGGCACGTACTTCGGCGAGGGCCCCGGCGACCTCTCGGTGGAGGTGGTGCGGGCTGAGGGCGAGAAGTGCGAGCGCTGCTGGAACTACCGGAAGGTCGGCGCCATCGAGCAGCACCCGACGCTCTGCGAGCGCTGCGCGGGCGTGGTGCTGTCGCTCAATCTCGACAACGCCTAA
- a CDS encoding twin-arginine translocase TatA/TatE family subunit, with the protein MGRLGTTEIILILVVALLIFGPKKLPELARSVGESIRGFKDAMKGGLGEDIAEVKKELQEVKDSVTK; encoded by the coding sequence ATGGGCAGGCTCGGAACCACGGAGATCATCCTGATCCTGGTGGTGGCCTTGCTGATCTTCGGCCCGAAGAAGCTCCCTGAGCTCGCCAGGTCTGTGGGCGAATCGATCCGCGGCTTCAAGGACGCCATGAAGGGCGGCCTGGGCGAGGACATCGCCGAGGTGAAGAAGGAGCTTCAGGAAGTCAAGGACAGCGTGACCAAGTAG
- a CDS encoding ABC transporter permease, whose translation MSVGFGMILITFILATLRSTTPLLLAALGGVFSERSGVVNIALEGIMLTGAWAAAYFSFLTGSAWLGLLGAIVVGMLMAGIHGVISIKYHADQVVSGTAINILAVGFTEFMLNRIWGQAGSSPEVATLPSFGGLSLMIYLAFILAFVSWVALYRTPWGLRLRSVGEHPLAADTLGINVYQMRYAGVLLSGALGGMAGAALSIGLLSRFVDGMSAGKGFIALAAMIFGKWHPIGAVGATLLFGASQSLSTIFQLMGISGIPTQFFNMLPYVLTMLILAGFVGKSVAPAADGVPYKKTT comes from the coding sequence ATGAGCGTCGGGTTCGGCATGATCCTCATCACCTTCATCCTGGCCACCTTGCGGTCCACCACGCCGCTTCTGCTGGCGGCCCTGGGCGGTGTCTTCTCCGAGCGGTCCGGCGTCGTCAACATCGCCCTGGAAGGCATCATGCTGACCGGGGCCTGGGCGGCCGCCTACTTCTCCTTCCTCACCGGCAGCGCCTGGCTCGGGCTGCTGGGGGCCATCGTGGTCGGCATGCTGATGGCCGGCATTCACGGCGTCATCTCCATCAAGTACCACGCCGACCAGGTGGTCAGCGGCACCGCGATCAACATCCTGGCCGTGGGCTTCACCGAGTTCATGCTGAACCGGATCTGGGGCCAGGCCGGCAGCTCGCCCGAGGTGGCGACCCTGCCCAGCTTCGGCGGCCTGAGCCTGATGATCTACCTCGCCTTCATCCTGGCGTTCGTCTCCTGGGTGGCGCTGTACCGGACCCCCTGGGGCCTCCGGCTGCGCTCGGTGGGCGAGCACCCGCTGGCGGCGGACACGCTCGGCATCAACGTGTACCAGATGCGCTACGCGGGCGTGCTCCTCTCCGGCGCCCTCGGCGGCATGGCCGGTGCGGCGCTGTCCATCGGCCTCCTGTCCCGCTTCGTCGACGGCATGTCGGCCGGCAAGGGGTTCATCGCGCTGGCGGCCATGATCTTCGGCAAGTGGCATCCCATCGGCGCGGTGGGCGCGACGCTCCTCTTCGGCGCGTCCCAGTCCCTCAGCACCATCTTCCAGCTCATGGGCATCTCGGGCATTCCGACGCAGTTCTTCAACATGTTGCCGTACGTGCTGACCATGCTCATCCTGGCCGGGTTCGTGGGCAAGTCCGTGGCCCCCGCCGCCGATGGCGTACCCTATAAGAAGACCACCTGA
- a CDS encoding ABC transporter permease, producing MPDQSKWKAGLRAVGIPVLATIVGLFVGIVCIVLAGKDPVLAAKAFVRAVAGEPRMFGNVLVSTIPLIFTGLAVAFAYRAGLFNIGVEGQYLMAQIATVVVGVWWTPPKGLEWLHPILALGAGAVAGAIWGGIVGLLKAWKGVHEVINSIMMNWIALFTADWLLKYYLRPDNSRAASYDLQQTAWLKQGLIEGSRLHTGIWIALATALVVWIILYKTPLGYEIRAVGYSPGAAEYGGISVARALIITMAISGAIAGMAGSVQTMGLNHRFNETSALPGYGFDGIAVALVGRLHPAGVVLAALLFGALQASSGLMQAMAGVPKSVVSIVQAVVILFVAAEGVWNFLQKRKAKKGVKTA from the coding sequence GTGCCTGATCAGTCCAAATGGAAGGCCGGGCTGCGGGCGGTGGGCATTCCCGTACTCGCAACGATCGTAGGCCTGTTCGTCGGCATCGTGTGCATCGTCCTTGCGGGCAAGGATCCGGTGCTGGCCGCCAAGGCCTTCGTCCGGGCGGTCGCCGGTGAGCCCCGCATGTTCGGCAACGTCCTGGTCTCCACCATCCCCCTCATCTTCACGGGCCTCGCGGTGGCGTTCGCGTACAGGGCCGGCCTCTTCAACATCGGCGTGGAGGGCCAGTACCTGATGGCCCAGATCGCCACGGTGGTCGTCGGCGTCTGGTGGACCCCGCCCAAGGGGCTGGAGTGGCTGCACCCGATCCTCGCGCTGGGCGCGGGCGCGGTGGCCGGCGCCATCTGGGGCGGCATCGTGGGCCTGCTGAAGGCCTGGAAGGGCGTCCACGAGGTCATCAACTCCATCATGATGAACTGGATCGCCCTCTTCACCGCCGACTGGCTGTTGAAGTACTACCTGCGTCCGGACAACAGCCGGGCGGCGTCCTACGACCTGCAGCAGACCGCATGGTTGAAGCAGGGGCTGATCGAAGGCTCCCGGCTGCACACCGGCATCTGGATCGCCCTGGCCACCGCTCTCGTGGTTTGGATCATCCTCTACAAGACGCCGCTGGGGTACGAGATCCGCGCGGTGGGCTACTCGCCGGGGGCGGCGGAGTACGGCGGCATCTCGGTCGCGAGGGCGCTCATCATCACCATGGCCATCTCCGGCGCCATCGCCGGCATGGCCGGTTCCGTGCAGACCATGGGCCTCAACCACCGGTTCAACGAGACCTCGGCCCTGCCCGGGTACGGATTTGACGGCATCGCCGTCGCGCTGGTGGGCCGGCTCCACCCCGCGGGCGTGGTGCTGGCGGCGCTGCTGTTCGGCGCCCTGCAGGCCAGCAGCGGCCTGATGCAGGCCATGGCCGGCGTGCCCAAGTCGGTCGTCTCCATCGTGCAGGCCGTCGTGATCCTGTTCGTCGCCGCGGAAGGCGTCTGGAACTTCCTGCAGAAGCGGAAGGCCAAGAAAGGGGTGAAGACCGCATGA
- a CDS encoding ABC transporter ATP-binding protein, translating into MLLRLEGITKRFGSLVANDHIDLEIRQGEIHALLGENGAGKSTLMNILYGLYTPDEGRIFWKGKEVQIRNPRHAIDLGIGMVHQHFMLVPVFTVAENITLGKEVVRNRFLDMNEARRQVAELSRRFGLEVNPDDRIESISVGLQQRVEILKALYRGAELLILDEPTAVLTPQEVEELGKIMKRLVAEGHTIIIITHKLKEVLHLADRVTVIRRGKKIATLDAAGQTEDELARLMVGRDVILRVDKQPANPGKVVLEVNDLHAKNDRGVDAVRGVSFTVRAGEIVGIAGVDGNGQSELISCITGLRKPTAGTIRVNGQDVTGQSPRRIRDAGVGHIPEDRQKRGLVLNFTVAENAALGDHRAFARRGFISQQQMVQKAQEIISGFDVRPPRHDYLARALSGGNQQKVIVGREILRNPDLLVAVQPTRGLDVGAIEFIHKHLVAERDAGRAVLLVSLELDEIMNLADRILVMYKGQIVAEVPGHEATEEGLGLLMMGGSASA; encoded by the coding sequence ATGCTGCTGAGACTCGAAGGCATCACCAAACGATTCGGGTCGCTGGTAGCCAACGACCACATCGACCTGGAGATCCGGCAGGGGGAGATCCACGCCCTGCTGGGCGAGAACGGGGCCGGCAAGTCGACGCTGATGAACATCCTCTATGGCCTCTACACGCCCGACGAGGGGCGGATCTTCTGGAAAGGCAAGGAAGTGCAGATCCGAAACCCCAGGCACGCCATCGACCTGGGGATCGGCATGGTGCACCAGCACTTCATGCTCGTCCCGGTGTTCACCGTTGCTGAGAACATCACCCTGGGCAAGGAAGTGGTGCGCAACCGCTTCCTGGACATGAACGAAGCCCGGCGGCAGGTGGCGGAGCTGTCCAGGCGGTTCGGCCTCGAGGTCAACCCCGACGACCGGATCGAGTCCATCTCCGTCGGCCTGCAGCAGCGCGTGGAGATCCTGAAGGCGCTGTACCGGGGCGCGGAGCTGCTGATCCTCGACGAGCCCACGGCGGTGCTCACGCCGCAGGAGGTCGAGGAGCTGGGCAAGATCATGAAGCGGCTGGTCGCCGAGGGGCACACGATCATCATCATCACCCACAAGCTCAAAGAGGTGCTTCACCTGGCGGACCGGGTGACCGTCATCCGCCGCGGCAAGAAGATCGCGACGCTGGACGCCGCCGGCCAGACCGAGGACGAGCTGGCCCGGCTCATGGTCGGCCGCGACGTCATCCTGCGGGTGGACAAGCAGCCGGCCAACCCCGGGAAGGTGGTGCTGGAGGTGAACGACCTTCACGCCAAGAACGACCGGGGGGTGGACGCGGTCCGGGGCGTCTCCTTCACCGTGCGGGCCGGGGAGATCGTGGGCATCGCCGGCGTCGACGGCAACGGACAGTCCGAGCTGATTTCCTGCATCACCGGTCTGCGCAAGCCCACCGCGGGCACCATCCGGGTCAACGGGCAGGACGTGACCGGCCAGAGCCCGCGCCGCATCCGGGACGCGGGCGTGGGCCACATCCCTGAAGACCGGCAGAAGCGGGGGCTGGTGCTGAACTTCACCGTGGCGGAGAACGCGGCGCTCGGCGACCACAGGGCCTTCGCCCGGCGGGGGTTCATAAGCCAGCAGCAGATGGTCCAGAAGGCGCAGGAGATCATCAGCGGGTTCGACGTGCGCCCGCCCCGCCATGACTACCTGGCCCGGGCGCTCTCCGGCGGCAACCAGCAGAAGGTGATCGTCGGCCGCGAGATCCTGCGCAACCCCGACCTGCTGGTGGCCGTACAGCCCACCCGCGGCCTCGACGTCGGCGCGATCGAGTTCATCCACAAGCACCTGGTGGCCGAGCGCGACGCAGGCCGGGCAGTCCTCCTGGTTTCGCTGGAACTGGACGAGATCATGAACCTGGCAGACCGGATCCTGGTGATGTACAAGGGCCAGATCGTAGCCGAAGTGCCGGGCCACGAGGCGACCGAAGAAGGCCTCGGTCTGCTGATGATGGGAGGTAGCGCCAGTGCCTGA
- a CDS encoding BMP family lipoprotein, protein MAHKWFAKVAVVALTLSLLAGCGGSQQPQNQTPSTQPPAGQEQQPPQQQTQEPSKQVDFTVGMATDVGGLNDDSFNAAAYRGILQAEKDLGVKHIVIESQRQEDYITNLQTLIDGGADIVWGVGFMMQASIDEMAQANPDQWFGLIDEQVNQPNVASVLFKEQEGSFLVGYLAGKATKTNRVGFVGGVESPVIGRFEAGFRAGVMAANPDAVVDVVYAAAFDDPARGKDIALTMFNTGADVIFHAAGGTGQGVIEAAKEKNLFAIGVDSDQNYLAPNNVLSSMIKRVDVAVYDVIKMALEGNFPGGQVVRLGLAENGVGYSDTTLWDKMPEGTKAEVDKWAEAIKEGKVVVPETPQEADTWTPPTL, encoded by the coding sequence ATGGCTCACAAATGGTTCGCCAAGGTTGCCGTTGTGGCCCTCACCCTGTCCCTGCTGGCCGGCTGCGGTGGTTCGCAGCAGCCGCAGAATCAGACGCCCAGCACGCAGCCCCCGGCAGGCCAGGAGCAGCAGCCGCCGCAGCAGCAGACTCAGGAGCCCTCGAAGCAGGTCGACTTCACCGTCGGTATGGCCACGGACGTCGGCGGCCTGAACGACGACTCCTTCAACGCCGCCGCCTACCGTGGTATCCTGCAGGCCGAAAAGGACCTGGGCGTCAAGCACATCGTGATTGAGTCCCAGCGCCAGGAGGACTACATCACCAACCTGCAGACCCTGATCGACGGCGGCGCGGACATCGTCTGGGGCGTCGGCTTCATGATGCAGGCGTCCATCGACGAGATGGCGCAGGCCAACCCCGACCAGTGGTTCGGCCTGATCGACGAGCAGGTCAACCAGCCCAACGTCGCCTCGGTGCTGTTCAAGGAGCAGGAGGGTTCCTTCCTGGTCGGCTACCTCGCCGGTAAGGCCACCAAGACCAACCGGGTCGGCTTCGTCGGCGGCGTCGAGAGCCCCGTCATCGGCCGCTTCGAGGCGGGTTTCCGGGCCGGCGTGATGGCTGCCAATCCTGACGCCGTGGTTGACGTCGTCTACGCGGCCGCCTTCGACGATCCCGCCAGGGGCAAGGACATCGCCCTCACGATGTTCAACACCGGCGCCGACGTCATCTTCCACGCCGCCGGCGGCACCGGCCAGGGCGTGATCGAGGCCGCCAAGGAGAAGAACCTGTTCGCCATCGGTGTTGACTCGGACCAGAACTACCTGGCCCCGAACAACGTCCTCAGCTCCATGATCAAGCGGGTCGACGTGGCCGTCTACGACGTGATCAAGATGGCCCTCGAGGGCAACTTCCCGGGTGGCCAGGTGGTGCGGCTCGGCCTCGCGGAGAACGGCGTCGGCTATTCGGACACCACCCTGTGGGATAAGATGCCCGAGGGGACCAAGGCCGAGGTCGACAAGTGGGCCGAGGCCATCAAGGAGGGCAAGGTGGTCGTCCCCGAGACGCCGCAGGAGGCCGACACCTGGACGCCCCCGACCCTGTAA